Sequence from the Kineosporia succinea genome:
CGGTGCCGAAGTCGTCGAGCGCGATCACCACCCCCACGGCCTTGAGCTCGTCGAGCACCCGGTGGGCGGTGGCGGGGTCGTCGGAGAAGGCGGTCTCGGTGACCTCCAGGACGAGCCGGGCCGGGTCGACGCCGCTCTCCGAGAGGGCCCGGGTGACCGTTCTCGTGAGGCGGCCGCTGACCAGCTGCCGGGCCGAGATGTTCACGGCCAGGGTGAGCCGCTCGTCGGGGAGGTCGGCCAGGTCGGCGAGGGCCTGGCGCAGCACCCAGTCGCCGAGCTCGACGATGCGGCCGGTGCGCTCGGCGATCGGCAGGAACACGTCGGGGGCGAGCACGCCGAGCTCCGGATGACGCCAGCGCAACAGCGCCTCGACCCCGGTGACGCGGCGGTCGCCGCAGGTGCGGCGCGACTGGTAGACGAGCTCCAGCTCGCCGTCGCCGACCGCCCGGCGCATCGCGGTGGCCAGCTCGAGCCGCTCCTCCTCGTCGTCGCGCAGCCCGGCGTCGAACAGCTCGTAACGCCCACGGCCCCGGCCCTTGGCGTGGTACATCGCGGTGTCGGCGTCACGCAGCACCGCGGCCACCGGGTCGTCGGTGTCGGGCACCGCGTCGACCACGGTGATGCCGACGCTGACACCGGGCGAGACCTCGGCGTCGCCGATGACGATCGGGGTGTCGAGCACCTCGATCACCCGGGTGGCCATCGCGACCGCGTCGCCGACCTCGTCGACCGCCAGCACCACGACGAACTCGTCACCGCCGAAGCGGGCGACCACGTCGGCACTGCGGCACCGCCGCCGCAGGCGTTGCGCCACGGTGACCAGGACCTGGTCGCCGACGGCGTGACCGAGGCCGTCGTTGATGTCCTTGAACCCGTCGAGGTCGCAGAAGAGCACGGCGAGCTTGGTCGTGCTGCCCGGCCGCAGACGATGGAGCGCGCTGTCGAGCCCCTCCATCAGGACGGTGCGGTTGGGCAGGCCGGTGAGGGAGTCGTGGGTGGCGCGGTGGGTCAGGTCGGTGTCGCCCGACGAC
This genomic interval carries:
- a CDS encoding putative bifunctional diguanylate cyclase/phosphodiesterase → MISLDRLGAVTHWNEAAERTYGIPAAEAVGRRFTDLVETVYQEGDAALARRQVHVQGRWHGRVRQISRSGAVVEISSTVAALYDQAGGSRGLVAVNRVVEPSSGDTDLTHRATHDSLTGLPNRTVLMEGLDSALHRLRPGSTTKLAVLFCDLDGFKDINDGLGHAVGDQVLVTVAQRLRRRCRSADVVARFGGDEFVVVLAVDEVGDAVAMATRVIEVLDTPIVIGDAEVSPGVSVGITVVDAVPDTDDPVAAVLRDADTAMYHAKGRGRGRYELFDAGLRDDEEERLELATAMRRAVGDGELELVYQSRRTCGDRRVTGVEALLRWRHPELGVLAPDVFLPIAERTGRIVELGDWVLRQALADLADLPDERLTLAVNISARQLVSGRLTRTVTRALSESGVDPARLVLEVTETAFSDDPATAHRVLDELKAVGVVIALDDFGTGWSSLQYVRGLPVDVLKVDRTFVADLPGELTASAVVASVLGLGHGMGLTVVAEGVEDEPTLGLLREMGCDEYQGFIDGEPGSLPDVLN